The window AGTCCAACGCAGCAGCCTATCTGCAGCACCTGTGTTATGAGAATGACCGAATCAAGCAAGAGGTCCGCCACCTGAATGGAGTGCCAATTCTGGTGGGACTATTAGACCATCCTAAGGCAGAAGTCCACCGCAAGGCCTGCGGTGCACTGCGCAACATATCTTTCGGGAAAGACCACAATAATAAGATGGCCATCAAGAACTGTGATGGAATCCAAGCTTTAGTTAGGCTGCTGAGGAAGACCAGCAGCATGGAGGTCAAAGAGTTAGTGACAGGTatcgctgattttttttaaagctacttcttcaactttattctttattcataATTGCATTCTATCACTGCAGGCACCCTGTGGAACCTCTCATCACATGAGCCACTAAAGATGATGGTAATCAACCACGGACTTCAAACACTGACTGATGAAATCATCATCCCACACTCAGGCTGGAAGAGAGACTTAGCAGACCCCTCGAAACTGCAGAGCGCCGAGTGGACCACAGTCTTCAAGAACACCTCTGGATGTCTGAGGTAACCCCGCCGGCCGTTGTGGAACATATGACAAACAGCCGGTAAAAGCTCACTTGTGATGGAGTTTGTGCAGCTTTGCAAACAAAGTTGTTTCTGCAGGAACGTCAGCTCAGATGGGGCCGAGGCTCGACAGAGACTGAGAGAGTGTGAGGGGTTGGTGGCTGCGCTCCTTCATGCCCTTCAGTCAGCTGTTGTCAACAAGGACACAGACAATAAGGTCGCTGCAGTCACTACTCTTATTTCAAGTTTAAGagtaaataaaaatctaaatgtaGCTTCTAATGATGACAATTATTTCTCAAAGCTGCAGAGAAATGTAACCATGCTTAAAATTGTGACATCATAACTGGTGATGCTGGTGACTCCTAATATACAACAGTGTAGCTGCATATTTGTGACATTATCACTGACTGCATGTTTATACACCATATAGTTTTTAACCTTAATAACTCTTTATATCTACTTACACCTCTACTATACAGTcatatacatttttataaacCACTGTTTACCAACCCTTTAACAAAGTAGTGAGGTACTTATAATTGTGAATCCAAACAGGTCTGTGGGAGTCACTTGATGGAATGATTAATTGCTTGTATCGCTCTTGGGATGAAAAGATGTACTGGACATGCCCAACAAACGTGCCCGACAGATGAACTTCAGTAACTCTTCAACACTACCAGTCATGCTCCAAACTTATTTAAAATGGTCTTTAATATTGTAATATTGTTACAATTCATTTTACCCAGCTGACCTGTCAGTGCTTGGGCCAGTTTGGTAAACTTCACATTTACTCCACCATTTGGACACAGAACCTAAATGTCTCAGCCATGTACCCAAGAAATTTAACTAAATATTGAACTATTTTTTCCACAGCTCTCCCAATCTGTACAGTTTTAGCCGCATAATTTTGACTTTTAAATTCTATGCCCTTTTgcttttaaaactacttttcATGATTTTTAGCAGTAGAATAAACATAGCTATCTATAGTGTTcatttataaaatatttatctaCTACTTGACTATTACAGTTAGTAAagtattttgagttattttgaaCCTGCACAGCACAACAAGTACACCATGGGTATAAATACAGCTCTTTATGTAATGCCCATAAAACTTAACAAGGGGGATTCAAGTGCTGCTCTAAACAACAGTTTGTAGAAATTCCACTTAGGGAAAACTGTTTGTGTTGCTCTCAGTTTGTTCGTTTCAGTGTCAGTGGACAGAGGATGGATGGGGTATATCGGGATGTATTGCTCCGggccacagatttttttttctctgatccTGCTATTGGGAGACCGGAGCACAAAATCTTTAAACCCCGGTCATATTGGCTTATTACTTGAGCTCATTGTTTAGGGGTAAAAAATGCTTTATTAGTGTCTGTCTTTCTAATTAAACCCATGTTTAGTCTCTCTTACTGCTTAAGTGGAagttctgtttttattaattttttaaaatgttctgtCTTTTAGAGTTTAGGGATGGTTTGTGAGTATATTTATTGAAGTACTTTAACTATGAAGTACTTGAAATAGAAAATCCACTGAAAGTCAAGTTGCTTTAGTCTCAAATTTAAGTTAATATTGGAAACGGCACCAGATTCAGACGGTTATTAAACATCATCAAAGCAATCTAAGTATGGATGAGGTTCTTCAAAGCTCTTGAGATTTTCTCAAAACTCTCCTTTTTATAAGGAGACTCTAATCTAATGTATCTGGTGTGGTATTTAAAGAATTATTTTtctatacattttttaaactgcaatCTTTCATCACTGCTCTTCACGTAGTCGGTGGAGAACTGCGTCTGCATCCTTCGGAACCTGTCCTATCACGTTCACAAAGAAATACCAGGAGCGGAGCGATTTCAGGAGCCCCACGGAAATCATCTCATGAGATCCATCGGGCATCCAAAGAAAAATGAACCGGACTGTTTTTCAGGAAAAAGACCCAAAGGTTGGTAAGATACATCATAGCATGTGTGACTCAAAACTAGGACTCTATATGCTGTATACAAGGTGAAAATGTCTAAAACATATCCGCAGTAATTTTATGAGGGATGGACAGTTTACTATCAAAATGTTTATTCTCTTCTTCCTCCCTTTTCAGTGCTTGACAAACATTTTCTGTACTAATATTCAGCGGgatacattttgtttgtttacactTTACAGCTGTAATCTCTGACCAGATCGTTCGTTTTGCCTTTTTTGCTGTTAGGCCTCACATTTCTTTATTATCCCTTTATGCCTCTCAGAGTCTGAATATTTCATATTCCTGCAGACGGAGGAGCTGATGATAGATTTTACTTTTGGGCTGGAATGCAAGGTTCAGAAATTGGAAAACGCCTAGATATGCTTTGTTACATCagttatgcaatttttgcaccATGCCACTGATGCAACAATAAGGACAGCGAAGGCTGGAccattatttttaacattatataCCTAAATAAAAATTAGACATGTTGCTGAGAATTGATAGGCTGCAGCAATCTGTGGAGAAGGAAACAACTTAATGGGGAACCATTAGGGTTTGAGTTAACAGTGATTTAAAGTTTTATGGTTCTCAGCAATGCTAAAGCTGACAAATACCTCTGTGAGCAAAACATTAGTCTGATGAGTTGCTCAGTGTCTTGCTACACGGAGGAGCAATGTGTTTTCTGCTGATGTGTCCGTTTTTGCGGCATAATTACATTGTTCTGACAttgttctttcttctttcccttcaaatcACATTAATCAGAAGAGTGGTTCAATCAAGGTCAGTCTGCTTATTCCTCCAGAATCTGTCCGTAGCGGTGATGTTGTGATACCACGATCAATTTGTTGACATTATCTCTGTCTAAAAACcggtgtttgtgtgcatgtgtgtatctgTGATGTGCAGGTTGGAAAAATGGATTTATGGACAGAAAATACAGTAcattggatttgccaaaatgtacAGAGCTAATGAAAGGTATCCAATAATACAGTAATAAGCCTCACACTGCACTTTAAATACAACAAATGTAGAGTACCTTTGCATCAGGCTTACTGTAAATAGCTGAAAGGTAACTGTATTAAGAAGGACTTCCACTGTCTATCATTATTATCAGTCATCAGTACCTGCTTTCTGCGTTACATTATTTGCTGTGTGAGCATGATTTTGGCATGGCCTCAAAGAGAATTCATTGAAATGCAAAGCCACACATCAGCACCTGCGCCACTTGTGGAGAATTTCATTACTAAAACAAAATAGCCCATCAACTCAAAGACTGAACGTTTTATCTGGCATTTGCTCAAAACACTGGATGACCCACATGTCTTTATGTGGTATTgtataagataaaaaaaagagaaaagaacagaaatcACTATTGTACCGTATGCTTGAATACTGTATATGTGGATCTGGCTGTCATTAGAAAAGAGATCAGAGAACAGCTTATGCCTCCCACGCTGCAGTCTGTGAATGCAAATCAGAATGACAAGCATGTTATGGTTCAGGGTCAGCTTTATTATACTTGTCAGGCATCCAGCAGCCTCCGCTCCCCTGGCTtagtacagaaaaaaaagtctctgcagTAGGGAGTCAGCTGGAGTAGTAATTTTCTACCACACTCTTCCATTAAACAATATATATTTAGCCTCTGACCTACCAACCTGCTGACCTGAACTGACCTACATAGACAAATGTCTTGaacaaaaacatatatttgCAAACTGGTTTgggaacttcttcttcttctttttgttttttagagtaATATTTCTCTGACTTTGTGTTCAAGGGTTGGAGCTGCTGTACCAGCCGGAGGTGGTGAGGCTTTACCTCTCTCTTCTCACCTGCAGTCACAACCACAACACCCTGGAGGCAGCTGCAGGAGCGCTGCAGAACCTCGCTGCGGGACACTGGGCTGTGAGTAGATAGAAGAGTTATCTCTTATACGCACAACTACCTGGGTTGCTGTTGTGAAgtgtttaaactttaaatgaaTGCAGTTTTAAGGTGACACTTGCTTTGATTGATACTCTCTATTGTTATAGAGAAGCTATAAAAAATATAGCTAAAGAAGAGCCTTAAAAAGGGGTGTTGAAGAGGttggcactgttgcctcacagcaagacagCTCTTGGTTCATATCCCAGCTGgaacctttctgtgtggagtttgctcTCCATTGTGCATgctccaaagacatgcatgttaggttaatttgTGTGCTGTGGATCTGGGTTAGATGAAGTACTGCGTGACTGTAATGCTTCAAATGTGACTTGCTGTCTGAAATGCTTTGAGTGGTCAGAAAGATTACAAAATCACTAAATAAATGCACGTACATTAGGAGAAGAGAAGAAGATGCTTAAAATAAAGTTCTATCCTAAAGAAATACCGTAAGTGAATTAAACTGGAGCGATCGATTTATCCTCTATTCCAATCACTGCAGCGCACAGTCAAAAGAGACAACCTCTTCAAGTCCTTCCTTGGGGATATGCGAAGCTTTCTTTTCTTGActggttggttttgttttttcaggcgACATCATTACGCAGCTTACTCTCTAGTCTGACCTTGTCATCAGCATCCAAAAtagcttttgccactgtgtcCCCCCCCCAAGTGGGTCCATAGGTCTTCTAACTAATGTGCTTTGTAACATATAGTGCACCATGAATGTCACTACCATTTAAGAAGAAGGCCGctccaaaaataaaatgactttttttttttttttttacagctaaTCATGTCAAAAGAGAGCAGATAAAAGTGCATAATTGGATTTCttattcatttatgtatttatttttagattttaccATAGTGTAGTGGTTGGCACATTCGCCTAACCATGTTGATCCCAGCAGGAGATGCAAATCCcttcaggaagggcatccagtGTAAAAAATTTGCCAAATCATGTATGTGGAGCTACCCGCTGTGGTGACCCCCTTGTGAAGGGAGCAGCCAAAGCTAGCCTCCTGTATTTTACCTTACAGTTTCAAGATTTATACACTTAAAAATCTGGTTAAACCCATTCAGTTTATAACAAGCATATCTTCCTTATTCAGTCATTATTTgaataaacaaacatttatttttttttatatttcagtgGAATTTCACTGGAAAATATTGCTTCATTTTTATGAGGGCtaagaaacaaacaaccaaaaaccACGACGTCTTCCCTCtgctatttttcatttctttttttccatctgaAGTGGTCCAGCTATATCCGGGCGACAGTGAGAAAAGAGAAAGGTCTGCCTATTCTGGTCGAGCTCCTGCGCTCAGACGTGGACAAAGCTGTGCGAGCTGTGGCCATTGCTCTTCGCAACCTGGCTATGGacagaagaaacaaagattTAATAGGTACAGGTTTCTAACGCCTGTATACGTTTGGCTCTATTCGCATAGCCGAGCTAACATTTTCATCGTTGTCTGTCTCTGGTTGCAGGGAACTATGCTCTGAGGGACCTCGTCAGTAATCTGCCGTGTGGGCAGCAGCATCCAGCGAAGAATCTCGAGGGGGATACGGTGGTGTCCATACTGAACACTATTCACGAGATCATCACAGATAACCCAGAGAACGCGCGGCTGCTCATTCAGGGTCATGCTGTGCAGAAGCTGGTGGCCATCAATAAGTCAAGGTTAAAAACCAAATCTTATACATctacacatttttaaatatataagcttaaataataaaaaaaggctgatcaaataacatttttatagctaaaacagaaaaaagatagTATCATCGTAGTTTTATTGGCCGTAATATCTTCTTAGACTTCTGCCTCAGTGCATCGTCTCGCCATGTTCCAGTGCATTTAGAGTTTAATCATTGAGACGTTACTGTCTTAGAGATTTCCTCTGCTTTTTTTATACAATATCCAATATGATCCGTTGTCAGCCAATCAGCACGGGAGACAAAGGCAGCCTCCCATGTGCTTCAGACAATATGGGCCTACAAGGACTTGAGAAACACTCTGAACAAAGCCGGCTGGAACAAGAGCCACTTTAAGGTATCCGTGTTGATTTTGTGCCAATTTAAAACTTCAAGAAAAGACTGATTTTAACACAAGCATGATCATTCAAACCTTTTTACACATGGCAATGCATGCTGCCAAATAGTTATAAGGAAGAAACAAGAAGATCTGtgtggaaaaaaggaaagaaagaaaggttgAGAGTGTATTTTTGGCCTTGATTTATATGCAGAAAAGCAGTGTTTATAGTAAGCTTTAAGCCACTTAGCAGAGGATTTCAGTGTCGTGCCACTTTATAAAATTAGAACATCACAAAAAGCAAACCATCCGTCATCCAGTAATGTTACGTTTGTCGTCTTTCAAAGCCCACAACTACCGGAGTGCCAAAAAAATCCAAGAGCGGAAAGCAAGGAAGTGATGACATCACCTTGCCTCTCATGGACAAAACTCAAGGTCAGAAAATTGCAGCGTGCATTCCTTCAGTGAATTTTTATTAAATCATCATCTAAATGAGAAAAGTGTCCTCTAGCTCTGGGAACAAAAAAGCTGTCAAACACACTGAGGTTCTTCTCATGTCACGGACAAAGACATAAACATTCGCAGTCCCGGACTACATTCTTCTTAAACACTGCCCCAAACCAGTGATGTGCCGCCAAGGTTATCAGTGCACAGACTCGGCTTATTAGCCTGAACAGTCTCTCCTGGAGGCAGGACAGGCTCATGCATCACCAGTCACATTTGATTTCAGAAGGACACCCACTTTCCCACGTCAAGAGCGACCTCTAGCTTCCCCTTAAAACAGGTTTACTCTCTTCTCTCTCAGGGCTGTTTTGCAAAACATAAACACCACTTAAACATCCTTTAGGGGTTGGTGAAGGGTGGAGGTTTTTGGGCAATCTTCTCAGTGAATTATTgcatttgcttgtttttctctgAGCTTTTTGGTTTTAAATGGCACAAAGCAAATTTGTAAGGTAAAAGTTACACACCTTTTACCTTTTCTTAGCTTGTATGTGCCCCCCCTAAACAGAtactaaataaatgaataacatGCATAGAAATTGACATGAATATAGTTTATCTTAATTGCTTATTAGTAAAAAAATCCTGTTGAGTGAAGATTGATGCATTTAAGATGGGATTTTTTAGATTAAGACTGCCACACACTGACTGAAAATGTGTCTGATTAATGGTTATAGATTTTTAGGCTATTCATAAACTCTTATTATCACATCATCATGTCTGAGTGTGCAATTATCTTCACTTTAGTGGCCCCCAAAATGTCTAAGGTGAGGTTAAATTCTAGTGTTTGTGTAATAGTCTTGTCCTTGTTACTACTGGGAGAGGCTCGAGCCCCTCAGTGACCCTGGAGTGGAATAAAATGGATAGATGGTGTTATTGTAATGCTCACAGCACCATAATGATTAAACGCTACAGCTGCCACTGGAAATGCAAAACGAAGCTGATCAGTATCAGTTTCAAGAAATGATACTATCGATATAATAGGATTTTTCTCTTGCAGATGTTTATTCAAGCTTGGAGCCAAATGATAGAATTGGAGATGGAAAGGCGCCCGTTGTTGTGGAAAGAGACACTCTTCAGGTAATCCggctttttaacatttaacactgACTTTGCTTGGACCCTTCTGGTGCTAAATAGATGTAGTATTGTGCAGAAGTCTTGAGTGAcctgttaatttcattatattttgcttccaaagagCCACAagggtcttgagcaatagttctctgGGCTTTCCGAAGGGCCTtcatagtttttctttggacattggctgctttctCACTCGTTTgtagtccagtccttgtacctgaccattttcacaaGGTTTTTTTTGGCccttcatcagaaatggtctgtATGGAAGGATAACTGTCAGGATGCTTTTCtcaaggaagggaaacaggaagaaaaggctgAAGTATTCCCCAACTACAGAAATGTTGCCTGAAAGCCAGTGGAAACAGAAGTTATGGAGTCTCAActctgaatttgaaatttcggTTTCATCTAGCAAACACACTGgcaatgcagtaaaaacacatACGTGCATAGAAAGACAACAACAATGACACCCTATCAGTCGTGGATTGGCCACCCCAGAGCCccgacctcaacattattgaagtgTGATCTatctgacagagaacagaacaaaaggcagctaaCATGcgaagaagagctttaaatgatACTGGGCTGTGCATATTTACAGGATAACAGTGCACAAAGCCTAAATGTTTAAGTTCTTCTCATTTTAATGCTTTCATTTAATGCTTTTctgatgctttaaaaaaaaagcattattaAAACCTTGCTCTGGATGCAGGTTCGGTTTTTCCATTTATTGAGAACTATGGGAGGCCTGTAGTTACTAATCAGTTATTAAACTGCCCTGCTCTCATTTTCAGGGTAGCTGATGAAATGTTTAATAAAGCGAAAAAGAGAAGGATATATCATCATAGTTTGAAAAAAGACACGAAAATAAATTCAGGTTACTTGAGTCAGGTGTACACAGTCTATATTTTATTGTGATAAACTGTTTATGGAGATTACAGTAGGAATAATATATGACAACCAACCAGTTTACAGCACCTTACAGTAAAGCTTGTATTCAACAGAGCACAGTgcagtcatttttcttttacagtaaGAAACTTTCACAAATGCACTTTGGACATTTTAGGAAGAATCTCATCAGGATAGTTTATATAGTTGTCCTTTCTCACATGTAACACACAGCTTCGTGGACATTCATACTCCTTGAAATGCTGTTTGTGCTCAATCGGCCGTTTGCATAGACCATTCAGGAGGCTGACCACGTGACAATATAAAATATGTCTGCAGTAATTGCACATTGGCACACTCCAATatcacattattttttattattaggtAGCTGACAGGTTAAAGATGTGCTAATGTTTGAGATCTCAGCGCTGGACATTTGCATTCTCGTGTGCACTTTCTGTCATGTGATGCCTGGAAGCCTTCTGGGCTGTGGGCTGGGCTACTTGTGTGAACGGTGCTTTATGCAGtcagtgcactgaaaaaaaaaaaaaaaaacggttgCAGCTGAAAACTGACAAATATATCTGCCATTTTACTGTAATTTAACAGAGTAACTGCTACAGCATGTAGGATTAGCAGATTGAAACTTGGTTACAGAATTTTGTTTTGAAGGATTTCTTTCTTGTGGCTTGTTTTTCTCATGCAAATCGGCCTAGGCGATAAGTGAAAGAAAGCACTTCATCAGAGCTGGCAGGCCTGCTGTGGGCCTCATGGATAACAAACCTCCACCACTGGACTCCTGGGTGTAAACGTAACAGCACGGCCAATCAAACCAGTCAAATCCTGCAGAGACATTTTCCACTGAGGATACCTGGACTCGTGCCACCTGAACATTCTTGTacagagaaacaaacagatccactttaaaatgatttcctTTGTTTACATAATAATAAGATGTGCCAAATGCCTACATGTATCCATGTTTATTTGCTGATAGATTTTATGGCTTTTCGGGATGCTATAGGTGTACTGGATTCCTGAAATTTACGAGGGATTAAGTATGATATATGAAATAGCCCAAATATGCAAACTGCGGTGAATCGTAACTCCAAAGAATATGACATGTGCAATTTGTATTTTACTCCTTAGCTACAGTATACTTCTTGTTTCTCAAGCTATTCAATTCTAAAATAATGTGGATTTGATGTTGTTCACATCAGTAGGTTTTGGGGTTAAAATAGATTCTGATCTAAGTTCATTTCCAAACTATTTTTGTTAAGTGTTTAAAACATGTAGGATTAAGGCTATCACTGACCTAACCATCGAAATATACTTGGAATTTTGTTTTTCTCGATTAATCTGAGTAGACTGTATGGCTATTTGCCAATCTCTGTGTCTCTATTCCATTTGTTTCACGAGAGGAAAAATGGGATTGTACATGTGTAACAAAGGACTGTTAATATTCTAAATTTAGGCATTTATATTGTAATGTTTATTGTAATACTCATGTTATTAATTAAAAGTTATTTATGTGTATTAGCAAAGACCAGTAAGCGATCCTACATTCAATACAACTCTGCTTTGCAGTGATCCTTTTTGCATTGCGATgttgaatgaaaatgaaaataaattatgtGCATAATTTctcatttctgcttttctttttattttccagaCTGAAGTTTATGCCGTGTTCTGTTTTATCAGTGTGCACCTGTTAGATTAAACACCTCCCACTAGtcagacagattttttttccgaATGCTTAAACAGCGATTATTGAAgctgtctttctgaaagcattcACACTATGACACTAATTTGTTTACCAAGCATGCCGAAACTGAATGCTCATTGtctgctttgcactcagtttgcaATTTTGTGACACTCTTTTCTGCAGAACTTTGAACACAGCAGCACTCCAGGCGACGCTTATAAGCTGCCTCAAGATATCATTACATATGATGCGAATGATATTTGGCTTTGGTTTTCCTTGAGGAAAGCTAGGAGAATAATTTAAGCAAAGAAAGAGTGCCTATAGTTTCAAAGATAGTGTCAAAGACATCAAAGATTATTTAAACAAGCCCATTAATAGCTGTATTAGACAGGTAACAGATGAAAGTAATATATAATATCTCATAAACCAGCCTACATACAAAcagtattttgaattttttcacaTGTGTTCCGGAGCACGGCTAATTCACAAAACTACTCCCGCTGTGGatacaaaaatcaaataaaaccatGCACAAACAGGATTATGATTTCATCACCcttgtaaaaatgtttaatcttATTTAAGAGGGCGAATCAAAAATTGAGATACTGAGACATTTTGTGAAGATTGCAAACCATAAAATGCTaatactttttatttaatattaataacaataatcgATTTAATATATAGGTGCCTTTCACCACACTTAAGGACACCTTACAAGGACTTAAAGAACAAAATCACAGCACAGATAAAATAACAGTAGGAAGacacaataaaaataactgTCAATACATCAGTCAATTTGTAATCTATTACCTGCATTTAGTGGGTCACAGTCATGTTGAGATCAGTCTCAACATCAGGCAGGAAGTGCTAAGAAAAACTCTCAAAGACAAAAACTGAAGTCATTTCcagtgtattttgtttttaattcgtTTTGCAAGTGCAGTCAAAGTCAAATTCAACTTTTCTCTTAATTCTGCAATACGTACAGAATGTACGACGAATTGAAATGTTTCACGCAACCCACGGGGTAAagcttgaataaataaatatgagacATCTATGAGATTATGAGATGAAAGTTAAAGTATCAAGTATAAATATGGGTTGCATGAGTTATATGAAAGCCTATGTGCTATATGTAAAATTCACTTTGTGGTTAAAAAATATGGAAAACCACCCAAATCACACGGAAGATTATTTGATTTTACATTCTACTCTGtttttacaacttttttttgcCTAAATTCACTGCATGTAAATGAGAATATCAGTGCACTAAATGTCATAAGATCCTTGTGCAGAGAGAGAGGGCAGCCCATGCTTTAGCGATCTCCAAACATGTACAGCACATTGGTCAGCACAGCCCTGCCCTCAGAACCTAACCACCAGATCAACAAGGGCAAAGCTGTTTTCCCTTTGTCCCCAACTGCAACCTGTTGGCTTTTAACAGAGAAACCTCTGGAACAAGGTTGCACTTTCTGCAGGTGTTTTCTCCAAAGGCTCTCATCTTCCTTTCTGATGTCTACTCTTTGGAATTAAGCATTTCCTCCATTCAGCCATGATCACTTCACTTTTC is drawn from Pelmatolapia mariae isolate MD_Pm_ZW linkage group LG7, Pm_UMD_F_2, whole genome shotgun sequence and contains these coding sequences:
- the arvcfa gene encoding splicing regulator ARVCF isoform X1, with the translated sequence MPAEVKEEQSAEGPPPLSLSQEAKEGALDNPSVSDELDTPTSIASVMTSTNESSTETDTPQQTDTEESKAVEQEGEKATSETQESTEIQQENLQTSVSPDLTSPSVVRDDATTEQPTPETSTQPSEAVTPTTTTISTTMAPPQPQLIVQPSEPQSANPDSQSAVYALPDAYRGIGGDLCAGYGSLSRINLHGYWSAKNFQSGAHYTLPFLRDSYASAGLSSQPEQDGHSERGENPVDMKTNHPPLNYPTLGGIHQFRPITTMELLREPSRTRSGYDDAFMAQLEGNLNPFFQAMCRAQTLQLPHKRSSMVSLDSIRRDPRWRDPNLHEVISMLSHPMDPVKSNAAAYLQHLCYENDRIKQEVRHLNGVPILVGLLDHPKAEVHRKACGALRNISFGKDHNNKMAIKNCDGIQALVRLLRKTSSMEVKELVTGTLWNLSSHEPLKMMVINHGLQTLTDEIIIPHSGWKRDLADPSKLQSAEWTTVFKNTSGCLRNVSSDGAEARQRLRECEGLVAALLHALQSAVVNKDTDNKSVENCVCILRNLSYHVHKEIPGAERFQEPHGNHLMRSIGHPKKNEPDCFSGKRPKEEWFNQGWKNGFMDRKYSTLDLPKCTELMKGLELLYQPEVVRLYLSLLTCSHNHNTLEAAAGALQNLAAGHWAWSSYIRATVRKEKGLPILVELLRSDVDKAVRAVAIALRNLAMDRRNKDLIGNYALRDLVSNLPCGQQHPAKNLEGDTVVSILNTIHEIITDNPENARLLIQGHAVQKLVAINKSSQSARETKAASHVLQTIWAYKDLRNTLNKAGWNKSHFKPTTTGVPKKSKSGKQGSDDITLPLMDKTQDVYSSLEPNDRIGDGKAPVVVERDTLQAISERKHFIRAGRPAVGLMDNKPPPLDSWV
- the arvcfa gene encoding splicing regulator ARVCF isoform X2 — encoded protein: MPAEVKEEQSAEGPPPLSLSQEAKEGALDNPSVSDELDTPTSIASVMTSTNESSTETDTPQQTDTEESKAVEQEGEKATSETQESTEIQQENLQTSVSPDLTSPSVVRDDATTEQPTPETSTQPSEAVTPTTTTISTTMAPPQPQLIVQPSEPQSANPDSQSAVYALPDAYRGIGGDLCAGYGSLSRINLHGYWSAKNFQSGAHYTLPFLRDSYASAGLSSQPEQDGHSERGENPVDMKTNHPPLNYPTLGGIHQFRPITTMELLREPSRTRSGYDDAFMAQLEGNLNPFFQAMCRAQTLQLPHKRSSMVSLDSIRRDPRWRDPNLHEVISMLSHPMDPVKSNAAAYLQHLCYENDRIKQEVRHLNGVPILVGLLDHPKAEVHRKACGALRNISFGKDHNNKMAIKNCDGIQALVRLLRKTSSMEVKELVTGTLWNLSSHEPLKMMVINHGLQTLTDEIIIPHSGWKRDLADPSKLQSAEWTTVFKNTSGCLRNVSSDGAEARQRLRECEGLVAALLHALQSAVVNKDTDNKSVENCVCILRNLSYHVHKEIPGAERFQEPHGNHLMRSIGHPKKNEPDCFSGKRPKEEWFNQGLELLYQPEVVRLYLSLLTCSHNHNTLEAAAGALQNLAAGHWAWSSYIRATVRKEKGLPILVELLRSDVDKAVRAVAIALRNLAMDRRNKDLIGNYALRDLVSNLPCGQQHPAKNLEGDTVVSILNTIHEIITDNPENARLLIQGHAVQKLVAINKSSQSARETKAASHVLQTIWAYKDLRNTLNKAGWNKSHFKPTTTGVPKKSKSGKQGSDDITLPLMDKTQDVYSSLEPNDRIGDGKAPVVVERDTLQAISERKHFIRAGRPAVGLMDNKPPPLDSWV